In Papaver somniferum cultivar HN1 chromosome 1, ASM357369v1, whole genome shotgun sequence, a genomic segment contains:
- the LOC113347689 gene encoding berberine bridge enzyme-like 23, whose translation MFVLFLISWIAKTTSSTTSSSSDITQINSFLECMSLNSYPSSQIHSQNASSYSTLLSSFRITVGFTNSTTTVKPLIILTPNNESDIKTVKPLIILTPNNESDIKTTLNCSVINNLQIRVRSGGHDYEGLSWKSDFRFIIVDLVNIRSISVDVKKKSAWIQAGVTLDEVYYSIAEKRKTLGFPARTCPTMGVGGHFSGGGIGVLVRKYGLAADISSMGENLFWAIRGGSGASFGIILSWKIKLVSVPPIITSFTPSRSLSDGAIKLFLRWQEIADKFHEDLYVRVVIQNGFDQTTREKTVSVLFNSLYLGGVEELLNLMGKSFPELGLKASDCTEMSRIQSITPISEIWLQGLWTRVLQEDIVYIIMDPLGGMMSNISEFEISFPRRKGNLYNIQYIVQWSKQKRIQTSQQHLDWIRDLYKYMTPYVSNSPRVAYLNYRDLDLGKNDSSNINYTLSIQWGMKYFKGNFQRLALIKKEIDPQNFFRNEQSTPQLSY comes from the exons ATGTTTGTATTGTTTCTAATTTCATGGATTGCTAAAACAACCTCTTCAACAACATCTTCGTCTTCAGATATTACTCAGATCAATAGCTTTCTTGAATGTATGTCATTAAACTCGTATCCATCTTCACAAATTCACTCTCAAAACGCATCTTCATATTCAACTCTTTTGTCTTCATTTCGTATTACTGTGGGGTTTACTAATTCTACCACAACAGTAAAACCTCTTATCATACTTACACCTAATAATGAATCGGATATCAAAACAGTAAAACCTCTTATCATACTTACACCTAATAATGAATCGGATATCAAAACAACTTTGAATTGTAGTGTGATAAACAATTTACAAATCAGAGTAAGAAGTGGTGGCCATGATTACGAAGGTTTATCTTGGAAGTCCGACTTCCGATTCATTATTGTCGATCTCGTAAATATTCGGTCAATTAGTGTTGACGTGAAAAAGAAATCTGCATGGATTCAGGCTGGTGTAACTCTTGATGAGGTTTACTATAGCATTGCTGAGAAGAGAAAGACTTTAGGATTCCCGGCTAGGACATGCCCTACTATGGGTGTTGGTGGACATTTCAGTGGAGGTGGTATTGGAGTTTTGGTAAGGAAATATGGGCTTGCTGCTGATAT ATCATCGATGGGTGAAAACCTTTTTTGGGCCATTAGAGGAGGCAGTGGTGCAAGTTTTGGGATCATTCTTTCATGGAAAATCAAGTTGGTTTCTGTTCCACCAATAATTACTAGTTTCACTCCAAGTAGAAGTTTAAGCGATGGTGCAATAAAGCTTTTCCTTAGATGGCAAGAAATTGCAGATAAATTTCATGAAGATCTTTACGTCAGAGTTGTTATACAAAATGGGTTCGACCAAACAACTAGGGAGAAAACAGTTTCCGTTTTATTCAACTCCTTATATCTTGGAGGTGTTGAAGAACTACTGAACTTGATGGGAAAAAGTTTCCCTGAGTTAGGTCTGAAAGCCAGTGATTGTACTGAAATGAGTAGGATCCAATCTATC ACACCAATCTCTGAAATATGGTTACAAGGGTTGTGGACCAGAGTTCTACAAGAAGATATAGTATACATAATAATGGATCCTCTTGGAGGAATGATGAGTAACATTTCAGAATTTGAAATTTCATTCCCACGTAGGAAGGGAAATTTGTATAACATTCAGTACATTGTGCAATGGAGTAAACAAAAAAGAATTCAAACATCTCAACAACACTTGGATTGGATTAGAGATCTGTACAAGTACATGACTCCTTATGTTTCAAATTCTCCAAGAGTTGCTTATCTCAACTATAGAGATCTTGATTTGGGTAAGAATGATTCTTCTAACATAAACTATACATTATCTATTCAATGGGGAATGAAATATTTCAAGGGAAATTTCCAAAGATTGGCATTAATTAAGAAAGAAATCGATCCGCAAAATTTCTTCAGAAATGAACAGAGTACCCCCCAATTATCCTACTAG